The Ciconia boyciana chromosome 22, ASM3463844v1, whole genome shotgun sequence genome has a window encoding:
- the LOC140662642 gene encoding olfactory receptor 6E1-like: MQGVLRNTLVLRQVAVCCQLSETNQTTVVEFIRLGLTSNHFLEIILFAILFVAFLLILLGNIAVITFTLVDQHLYIPMYFFLRNFSLVEICFTSTFVLRTLYSLLTGAKPISLSGCFLQLSLFFILGICTFFHIALMSFDCYVAIHHPLHYATFMSNRFCLHLVLGCWVVSFFLAFSPLTIILCLPFCRPNIINHFYCDTAPLLQLSCTDTGLIEKVMLVTSVLILPGTLSVTAFSYAYIVYIVTHIQSSASRKKAFSTCSAHLIVVAILYSSSIFRYIGLSQQGRRDFDKVVSFLYCVITQLCSPYIYTLQNEKVKQALKDLVARCCRIYRNRWIVI; this comes from the exons ATGCAGGGAGTACTGAGGAATACACTGGTACTTAGACAAGTAGCCGTCTGCTGTCAG CTTTCAGAGACGAATCAGACAACAGTGGTGGAGTTCATTCGCTTGGGACTCACTAGCAATCACTTTTTGGAGATCATCCTATTTGCCATTCTCTTTGTTGCCTTCCTCCTGATCCTCCTTGGAAACATTGCTGTCATCACTTTCACACTGGTGGACCAACACCTTTATATTCCcatgtatttctttctcaggAATTTCTCCCTTGTGGAAATCTGCTTCACATCTACCTTCGTACTGAGGACACTCTACAGCCTCCTCACAGGAGCAAAACCAATTTCCCTCTCTGGATGTTTCCTTCAGTTATCCCTCTTCTTCATCCTGGGTATCTGCACTTTCTTCCACATAGCTCTCATGTCCTTTGACTGCTACGTGGCCATCCACCACCCTTTGCATTATGCCACCTTCATGAGCAATAGGTTTTGTCTCCAcctggtgctgggctgctgggtGGTGAGTTTCTTCTTGGCGTTCTCCCCACTGACAATTATACTCTGTTTGCCATTCTGCAGGCCCAACATAATTAACCACTTCTACTGTGACACAGCACCACTGCTCCAGCTGTCCTGCACAGACACAGGCCTCATTGAGAAAGTAATGCTAGTGACAAGCGTTCTAATATTACCTGGCACCTTATCAGTAACTGCCTTTTCCTACGCCTACATTGTCTACATTGTCACACATATCCAGTCTtcagcaagcaggaaaaaagccttttccacgtGCTCTGCTCATCTCATTGTGGTCGCTATTCTGTACAGCAGCTCCATCTTCAGGTACATCGGACTAAGCCAGCAGGGTAGGAGGGATTTTGACAaagttgtttctttcctctacTGTGTGATTACCCAGCTGTGTAGCCCTTACATCTACAcccttcaaaatgaaaaagttaaacAGGCCTTGAAAGATCTGGTGGCAAG gtgCTGCAGGATATACAGGAATAGATGGATAGTTATATAG
- the LOC140662602 gene encoding LOW QUALITY PROTEIN: von Willebrand factor A domain-containing protein 5A-like (The sequence of the model RefSeq protein was modified relative to this genomic sequence to represent the inferred CDS: deleted 2 bases in 1 codon) yields MRKSGILSKRYMHRGLFQRGIWFFSSYHNVELETVTVNVTIQDFVADVVSELLFRNTQQVSEETMFIFPVDSDTVVHTFYATMGDTRIEAMLWEKEEAQQLCKATSGMENLRYLQDQWDLWGPVFACFLGTLPPNREVTISLCYVQELPLQPDGAAQFCWPRELFPRAAYISYISSEEEMSKNLHFSICLKSAHGVSHIAINSSHTPLQYTAPDETSAKVSLKLPPWFHGDLHLLVYYRGSPTLSAVVERRDPKAPPGSVLGDPVVMVTLMPSIPEVVPSPGQLGEFLFLMDRSLFQDAQNTLLFLLKSLPLGCYFNIYSFGATFKAFYPQSVEYTQESMDNAVGRISSIRPDLGGCDLLGLLRSIYSTPPLHGHPRQLFIFIQRKISSEEEAVMAEVYRYRDHHRCFCFPTNRCDSFNLSQAMALETKGECVCIHSRMDMTSEAVKCLQQALQPLASGISLHWDLPPGLEVSMIRKAPEMIFQGHQSSIYAQIHGQAQDPEVGEGAVTLQYHVGSQSFDYTLRFSLSPSSDDRLPVHRMAMMHLLWKLAWEGTSRAEKDIWHKAVKSSLSLGVPSPFTSSVAVRTKQRDAWHRDSLPPDSSVLFSPSCNLVPCQLLCLRGFRPVWFKSTKFWMVQKCQFCLETLGRKASDTEALTQLSASCKEREPSPEEQVMEELPAFNISWDWTISPLSTRLCDFSGLRVVVALQKANGSWALTAALASALGLSKADVEGQRPSEDVQPAAWATILALVWLHQYKWKVSWSELLEAKACRWLRDQAGKKILLGGVTLWAFPTKSTADPLAHVPLSHCSCTAVYETVNTHCIPLLNCGPPLLFLSACRGPVG; encoded by the exons ATGAGGAAAAGTGGCATCCTGAGCAAACGGTATATGCATAGGG GCTTATTCCAGAGGGGCATATGGTTCTTTTCTTCCTACCACAACGTGGAGCTGGAAACTGTGACAGTAAATGTAACCATCCAGGACTTTGTAGCCGATGTGGTGTCTGAGCTGCTTTTCCGCAATACGCAGCAAGTCTCTGAGGAGACCATGTTCATCTTTCCTGTGGACTCTGACACTGTTGTACACACCTTCTACGCTACCATGGGGGACACTCGTATTGAAGCAATGCtctgggagaaggaggag GCCCAGCAGCTGTGCAAAGCCACTTCAGGCATGGAGAATTTAAGATACCTGCAGGACCAGTGGGATCTTTGGGGTCCTGTCTTCGCTTGTTTCTTGGGGACACTGCCGCCTAACAGGGAGGTGACCATCAGCCTGTGCTATGTCCAGGAGCTGCCGCTGCAGCCTGATGGAGCTGCCCAGTTTTGCTGGCCACGCGAGCTCTTCCCCCGGGCAGCATACATTA GCTATATCTCTTCTGAGGAGGAGATGTCCAAAAACCTGCACTTCAGCATCTGTCTGAAGTCAGCCCATGGTGTGTCCCATATAGCCATTAACAGCAGCCACACCCCTCTGCAATACACAGCTCCAGACGAGACGTCTGCTAAG GTCTCCTTGAAATTGCCACCCTGGTTTCATGGTGATCTGCACTTGCTGGTGTATTACAGAGGGTCTCCCACTCTCAGTGCTGTGGTGGAGAGGAGAGATCCCAAAGCCCCACCTG GCTCTGTGCTGGGAGACCCTGTGGTGATGGTGACGCTGATGCCCAGCATTCCTGAGGTGGTGCCCAGTCCGGGCCAGCTTGGagaattcctttttctcatgGACCGCAGCCTCTTCCAGGATGCACAG AACAcactgctcttcctcctcaagAGTTTGCCTCTGGGCTGTTACTTCAACATCTACAGTTTTGGGGCCACTTTCAAAGCCTTCTATCC GCAGAGTGTGGAATACACACAGGAAAGCATGGACAATGCAGTGGGGCGCATCTCCTCCATTCGCCCTGATCTGGGGGGCTGTGACCTGTTGGGCCTCCTAAGGTCTATCTACAGCACTCCTCCTCTTCATGGGCACCCCCGCCAG CTTTTCATCTTCATCCAAAGGAAGATCTCCAGTGAAGAGGAAGCTGTCATGGCTGAGGTCTACCGTTACCGGGACCACCACCG gtgtttctgttttcctactAACAGATGTGACAGCTTCAACCTTTCCCAGGCCATGGCCCTGGAGACCAAAGGTGAATGTGTGTGCATCCACTCTAGGATGGACATGACATCCGAG GCAGTGAAATGCctgcagcaggctctgcagcctctggCAAGTGGGATCTCACTACATTGGGACCTTCCACCGGGCCTGGAGGTGTCAATGATCAGAAAAGCTCCTGAGATGATCTTCCAGGGACATCAGAGCTCCATCTATGCCCAGATCCATGGGCAAGCACAG GATCcagaggtgggggagggagCCGTGACCCTTCAGTACCACGTGGGCAGCCAGTCCTTCGATTACACACTCAGGTTCTCACTGTCCCCATCATCAGACGACAG GCTGCCTGTGCACCGCATGGCCATGATGCACCTGCTGTGGAAACTGGCCTGGGAGGGGACAAGCAGGGCAGAGAAGGACATCTGGCACAAGGCGGTTAAGTCCAGCCTCAGCCTGGGGGTTCCGTCCCCCTTCACATCCAGTGTGGCAGTACGCACAAAACAGAGGGATGCCTGGCACCGTG ATTCTTTGCCTCCAGACTCCTCTGTGTTGTTCTCTCCCTCTTGCAACCTGGTTCcttgccagctgctctgcttgcGTGGCTTCAGGCCTGTGTGGTTCAAGTCCACCAAGTTTTGGATGGTCCAGAAGTGCCAGTTCTGTCTTGAGACGCTTGGTCGCAAAGCCTCTGACACGGAGGCACTGACCCAGCTTTCAGCATCCTGTAAAG AGCGGGAGCCTTCTCCTGAAGAGCAGGTGATGGAAGAACTGCCAGCATTTAACATCAGTTGGGACTGGACAATTTCACCACTGTCAACAAGATTGTGTGACTTCTCCGGGCTCAGGGTAGTGGTGGCACTCCAGAAAGCAAATGGCTCCTGGGCCCTCACCGCAGCCCTGGCCTCTGCCTTGGGGCTCAGCAAGGCTGACGTTGAGGGACAAAGGCCCAGTGAG GATGTGCAGCCAGCTGCCTGGGCCACAATTTTGGCCTTAGTCTGGTTGCACCAGTATAAGTGGAAGGTGTCTTGGTCAGAGCTTCTGGAGGCCAAAGCTTGTAGGTGGCTGCGGGACCAAGCTGGTAAGAAGATCTTGCTGGGAGGAGTCACACTCTGGGCCTTTCCCACCAAATCCACAGCTGAC CCATTGGCCCATGTTCCTCTTTCCCACTGCTCCTGTACGGCAGTCTATGAGACTGTCAATACACATTGTATTCCCTTACTGAACTGTGGTCCCCCTctactttttctctctgcttgcaGAGGTCCAGTTGGATGA
- the LOC140662618 gene encoding olfactory receptor 6F1-like yields MPYFQKSKVDKSLSSDVQRGNHSGTHVFILLSFPGHQYLKMSLFMLFFTMYILALFGNLSIMIVVRSHPRLHTPMYFFLCNLSFLEIWYSTACVPRALAVLLGGDPTIYSDNCLLQMYFVFSLGCTEYFLLAAMAYDHCLAICFPLHYNSIMNCSLLTQLVFGSWFCGFLSIAIPTYMISTLSFCGPNIINHFFCDIAP; encoded by the exons ATGCCTTATTTTCAGAAGTCTAAAGTGGAT AAGAGTCTTTCATCTGATGTTCAAAGAGGAAACCATAGTGGCACCCATGTTTTCATCCTCCTGAGTTTTCCTGGCCATCAGTAtctgaaaatgtctttgttcATGCTTTTTTTCACCATGTACATCTTGGCACTCTTTGGAAACTTATCCATCATGATCGTAGTCAGAAGCCATCCACGACTTCATACCCCCATgtactttttcctctgcaacCTGTCCTTCCTGGAGATCTGGTACAGCACAGCTTGTGTCCCCAGAGCTCTAGCAGTCCTCTTGGGTGGAGACCCAACCATTTATTCTGACAATTGCCTTCTACAGAtgtactttgttttctctttgggcTGCACAGAGTATTTTCTCCTGGCTGCCATGGCATACGACCATTGTTTGGCAATCTGTTTCCCCTTACATTATAACTCCATCATGAATTGCAGCCTTTTAACTCAACTTGTCTTTGGATCATGGTTTTGTGGTTTCTTGTCCATAGCCATACCTACATATATGATTAGCACATTGTCTTTCTGTGGCCCTAACATTATTAACCACTTTTTTTGTGACATAGCCCCATAG